One segment of Methylocella silvestris BL2 DNA contains the following:
- a CDS encoding class I SAM-dependent methyltransferase yields MGAGAESAAPATLDNVHVKSSYARWAPVYDLVFSLIMRAGRLAAVAAADRPMGRVLDVGVGTGLELPMFDERTRLVGVDLCEPMLRQAQRRVIGKSLRNVDGLLVMDATRLAFPDASFDAVVAPYVLTVVPDPHAMLDELLRVVKPGGEIVLVNHVGAETGIIAKLEAWLGKRSAHLGWRPQFQWSVLGGWIDARPAARLLERRALAPFGLFTLARLKKA; encoded by the coding sequence GCGCGCTGGGCGCCCGTCTATGACCTTGTTTTTTCGCTCATCATGCGCGCCGGCCGCCTCGCCGCCGTCGCGGCGGCTGACCGCCCGATGGGGCGCGTGCTCGACGTCGGCGTCGGCACAGGCCTCGAATTGCCGATGTTCGACGAGCGGACACGGCTTGTCGGCGTCGATCTCTGCGAGCCGATGCTGCGGCAAGCGCAGCGCCGCGTGATCGGAAAATCGCTGCGGAATGTCGACGGGCTGCTCGTCATGGACGCAACGCGCCTAGCATTTCCCGATGCGAGTTTTGACGCGGTCGTCGCCCCTTACGTGCTGACCGTCGTGCCCGACCCGCATGCCATGCTCGACGAATTGCTGCGCGTCGTGAAGCCTGGCGGGGAGATTGTGCTCGTCAACCATGTCGGCGCCGAGACCGGGATCATCGCCAAGCTCGAGGCGTGGCTCGGCAAGCGCAGCGCCCATCTTGGCTGGCGGCCGCAATTTCAATGGTCGGTCCTTGGCGGCTGGATCGACGCGCGCCCGGCCGCGCGCCTCCTGGAGCGCCGCGCGCTTGCGCCGTTCGGGCTGTTCACGCTGGCGCGCTTGAAAAAAGCGTAA